The DNA sequence CGCTGGGATAGAAGAGACGGATCGGACGTTTCGTCTCGGTCGCGATTGTCTGACTTTTCCACAACCGCTGCAGCAGACTGCTCCGGTATCCCTCGGGATTCTCAAGAATCCCCTCTGCATTCCAGATCCCCTCGGCATGGGGAAGCAGGGTTGCGGGCCCGGCCAGGCCCTGGAAAATCTTCTCACGAATGGCTTGAGTCAAACCCCAGGTCCCTTCGCCCTCCGGCTGCGCGATGAGAAGAAGAAGAGACCGACTCTCCGCGACCGTCACACCCTGCGCCACGCCCGGTATGCAGTAGGCCGGAAGGTCTGGACCGGTCAGAACAAGCCGGGGTCCCGGCTCATCGGTGTCAACCACCGGTTCGGGGTAGCACTCGAGCCTGATGGGGAAGGGTGTCATCGACTCCAATGTCGTCGGGATCACCTTCTGAACCGGGGCAATGTTAAAAATCCACCGGACCGGATTCAGGCCGGATGGGTGGGGCCGCCCGAATTGGGGATCCCAATAGATGGGACCCGACGGCGGGTGGTGAGGATGGCGCCGCCCCCAATGGATCAATCCGGCGGCGGGGTGTTGGAAACGTTGCGGGAACTCGGGATCCGATTCCCGCAGGAGGATTTGCAGCGTCACGGGATCCAGCGTCACGAGACCGCTGATCTGCGCGGCCGATCCATTACGGAATTCGGTCAAACCGAGGATATGCCGGAAGAGGATGGCGTAGGGGCTCCGTGTCGGCTGGGCGAGTAATCCCTCGAGGGAATGAATAAAATCCTCCGGCCGGACCGGGTCCTCGTCACCGCCCCAGAAAAGATCCCCGGCAAAGCGGACCGTCCAGAGACGGCTATCCTGGGATCCGCTCCATTCAGTGTGGGTGCGTGGTGAGATGAGCGGCGGGAAAGCCGTTATCGAGGCGATGCATTGGATCGGGTCGGCGACGGCGGTCGGATAGGGGTGACCCCAGCCCGCGGCGCCCGATTCCGCTTCGAGCCGGAGGGTTAGGATCTCTTCCGGTGGAGCCGCCGGCGCTGGAAGGGACGCTGCCAGCACCGAGAAGGCGATAAGCGCCGGGGCGAGCGGGAAGCGTGTGCGGTGGGGCTGCATCATAAGGCGAAGGGCCTCAGCGGTGGATGGCCGTTCATGAGCCTACGAATCCGATGCGTCATTATGTCCCGAGGGGAAGATCGATGTGATCCGATCCAGCCGGAAGGAGCGGACGGCGCGATCCCCACTCAATCGGACGCGGAGAAAAATCCGGCGGCCTGTCCGTTCCAACTTCAAGGGCGTGACAATGACGATGGTTTCTCCGTTGCGGGCGAGGTAGGCGATCCTGATCGGCCGGCCCGCGCTCAGGGCTTCCTTGAGCGGCTCCAAGGCCGGGCGGATGGCGCCCTCTTCCTCCGCCCGCTCCCAACTTATATCGGGGGGATCCAGCAGTCTCAGAAGATCATTAAGGCGCTTCGGCCTCTCCGGCGCCCGCTCGATGAGGTACCACAGCAGATTGTGTGTCGTCTTGACATCGGCCAGAGCCCTATGCGCCGGACGATTGGGCAATGAGAGCGCATCGGCGAGATAGTCGAGGGAATACCGGTCGAGATCGATGAGATTGCGCGCTAATGTCAAAGTGTCGACAACCTTCATCGTCGGCATCCGCCCTCCCAGAAGTTTCCACTCCCGGGTGAGAAATGAAATGTCAAAGGGGGCGTTGTGCGCGACGAGGACCGCGCCCTTTAACAATGTCGTCAGCTCAGGCGCGATAGAGGAGAAGAACGGGGCCTCCCGCACCGCCTCTTCCTTTATCCCATGGATGGTGACCACTTCCTGCGGAATCGGTGTTTGGGGATTCACCAGCCGGCAGAATTCCTCCCGCTCGAGCGGGCCCTTTGTTATAAGACAGGCCACCTCGAGGACACGGTCATGACTGTCCAATCCCGTTGTCTCCACATCGACAATGGCAAAGCGGGTTTCCTCCAGAGTGGGGTTTCCCAATTCTTCGGAAAATAAATCCCCGGAGGTCGGATTCTCGAACATTTCCAGTGGGCATCCTTCTCAGATGGAGAACCGGATTTTCAGGGTGGCTTCGGATATCACAACGCGTCGATTCGTGACCATTCACGCTGGAGGTCTGTCACGCAACGCGAGGGCCAATCTAAGATTCTCTTTACAGCTTACCCGCCTCATGGGTCGCGGGACAAGTCCGGTCTCGAATGCGGGAGATCCCGAATAAAGCGTTTGCACATCATTTCTTGAATCCCGAAGATGAGTGAATCGAAAGGGGGAGATGTTTCATGAGTCAAATTATCGCTATTATCGGCGCGAGCCCTGATCGCAAACGGTACGCCAACAAGGCGATCAGGGCCTGGCAAAAGCAGGGGTGGACGGTCATCCCGGTGAACCCCACCTACGAAGAGATCGAAGGCTTGAAAACCTATCCGACCCTTGCTGATATTCCCGGACCCGTCAATGTGGCGAGCCTCTATGTCTCGCCCCGGGTAGGAATCACCATTCTTGATGCGATCGCCGCAAAGGGGATCAAGGATGTCTATGTCAATCCCGGCGCGGAGAGTGATGATCTGGTCAAGAAGGCCGTATCCCTGGGGTTGCAGCCGATCGTCGCCTGTTCGATTCTCGCCATCGGCGAACATCCGGATGCCTTTTAACCCGAGGTTCTCCGGCATGCAGAAGGGCGGCATCCATCTCCCGATTCTCTTTCTCTGCCTGGCGCTGGCGGGTGGTTGTACGCGCGCCCCGGCGCCAGCGCCTTTCCCCGGCGAAGCCGCCGGGCTCGATCCCGCGATTCCCGCGGCCTATGAGGCCCGTCTGGCGGTTCGCTATCAGCGGGAAGGTGATCCGGCCAAGGCGGTGCAAGCCCGCTGGAGGGCCGGGCCGGAGGGTACGCTGCTGGTCTCGGCGCACTACGGTCCCCTCGTTCCCCTTCTGGCGTTGGCGGTGCATCCCGATTCCTTTTATCTCAATCTGACGCGCGAAAATCTCTTCGCCCGATCCGACAGCCTTTATCTTTTAAGAGGCGGATCGGGACGATTCTCCGCTGGGAAGGCCGGGCTTTGGATGCGGGCGATCCTCGAACCGCACACCCTTGCCGCACTACTCTTTCGGCCGCACTCATCGGAGCGGAACGGCATGAGAATCCTTCGTGGGCTGGCGGATGGCCCTTCGGGCCGGCTGGTGGCCGAGGTTTGGCGCGATGGCGCCACAGGACGGATCCGGCAGTGGTCGATCGATGATGTCGACGGCCGCCGCTATCTTATTGTGGAGTACCCCGATGATGCCTGGGGCGATGGAGATTTCCTGCCGGCCCGGGTGATGCTCTTCTGGCCCGGGGAACAGAGCCGTCTGTGGATCCAAGTCAGCCGGGTCAAGGGACTGGATCCGCCTCCCCTGATCGAGCAATTTCGTCTCAGAGAACCCCCGGATTCGGAACGGATCGATCTGAAAAACCCGATGGATCCGATGCTGCTGGATTCCCCGGATAGATAAAGAGCCCTATCTCCTGAATGAACAATCGATTCCGGAGGCCGGCCGACTTTCACCTTGACCTCTGAGGGAACTCCCTGATAGGGTGACGCGGTGAGCCAAATGGCCTCTCCCAAGCGGTGCGTCAGCCTTGGGCGAGACTGAGCCCCCCAGGAGCGGGGTTGAATCGAGTTCTTGTGCACCCGCCCTGGGTCGCAGAGGCTCGTTTTATTTTGCCTTTCGTAGCATCCTGATTCTTTGGCCGTCGAGGTAAGGAGGGGTAGCGTGAAAATCGTGGTTTGCATCAAACAGGTTCCCAGTTCGGAGGCCCGCGTTCAGATCAATGCTGACGGAACCTCTATTGAGAGCGGGGAGCTGGAACTCGTCGTCAATCCCTACGATGAGAACGCCGTTGAGGAGGCGCTTCAAATTAAGGAAGCCAAAGGGGGTGAAACGATCGCCCTTACCGTGGGCTCCGACAAGGCGGAAGCCGCGCTCCGCGCTTGTCTCAACCAGGGCATCGACAAGGCCATGATCGTGAAGGATCCCTCACTGCAAGGGGGGGATTTCCTGGGAACGGCAAAGATTCTCGCCGCCGCACTCAAGCAGATCAATCCCGATTTGATCCTTTTGGGCAAGCTGTCCATCGATGAGGAGAACTCAGCGGTTGGACCGGCGCTGGCGGAGCTGCTCGGTCTTCCGCATGTCACCGTCGCCTCCAAATTGGAATGGATCGATGATACCAGCCTCAAGGTGTCGCGCGAAGTGGAGGGGATCACAGAGATTTTAGCGCTCTCGCTCCCCGCGGTTATAACAGCCAACAAAGGGCTCAATGAACCGCGCTATGCCAGCCTCCGCGGTATTATGGCGGCAAAAAAGAAACCGATCGAAGCCATCGATCCGACCGGCTTGGGATTGGATCCCAATGTCGTTGGGGCGGCCGGCCGGAAGATTTCAATTCTTAAGATGGAGCCCCCGCCTCCACGGGCTGAAGGGAAAGTGCTTCAAGGGGAACCCCAAGAGACCGTGCCTGAATTGGTGAGGCTCTTGCGGGAAGAAGCCAAGGTATTGTGAGAGGGTATTGTGAGGAGGAGGGATCATGGGGCACATTCTGGTTTTTATTGAACGAAGGAACAACACATTCAAAAAGGGCTCTCTAGAGGTTCTGGTACGGGCGCGGCAGCTGGCGGATGAGAAGGGGCGGGAGGTTCACGCCGTCTGCGTTGGGAGCGGCTGCTCCGCTGCGGCGAAGGATCTCGGCGCGTGGGGTGCGAAGACCGTTCATGCTCTCGATGACGGCGCCTTCGACCGCTATACACCGCAGGCTTTTGTTAAACTTCTTTCCCGGGTCATGGATGAGACCGGCGCCGATCTGACCCTGCTCTGCTCCACGGCCATGGGCCGCGATCTAGCGCCCCGCGTGGCGGCGCTCAAAGATCTGCCCCTTTTGACCGAGGCGCTGGAGATTGACTGGCCGGAAGGAAAGAAAATCCAGATTCGGAAATCGATGTACGGTGGAAAGGTCTTCGCCACGTGGGTGACCCAAGCAGGACCGCCCTTCATGGCGACGGTGCGGCCCGGGGCGTATCCTTTCTCGGCCGAGCCGTTCGCCGGCGCGGCGGCGGAGGTTTCTCCGCTTTCGGCGGCCGGCGAGATGGAGGGCGCCGGCGCCATTGGGATCGACGAATTGAAGCCCGAAGGCGGCATGGTCGATCTTCAGGAAGCTGATATCATTGTTTCGGGCGGACGGGGTCTGAAGGCGCCTGAAAATTTCAAACTGACCTATGAGTTGGCCGAAGCGATCGGGGGAGCCGTCGGCGCCAGCCGAGCCGTCGTCGATGCCGGATGGATCGAGCACAGGCACCAGGTTGGGCAGACCGGTGTGGCCGTCAGCCCGGGTCTCTATATCGCCGTGGGCATTTCCGGCGCCATCCAGCATTTGGCGGGGATGCGGACATCGAAATGTATCGTCGCGGTGAACAAGGATCCCGAGGCTCCCATTTTCAAAATGGCGGATTACGGAATCGTCGGCGATCTTTTTGCCGTGGTCCCGATTCTCACCGAAGAGATCCGCAAGGTGCGGTCGGCCTAATAGAATATCATGGCCCGCAATCAACCCGGGGCACGGGCACAGAAAAAGAATACGGCGCGAGGACGGCTTGCGGGGAACCCTGTATCCACTTCGTGTATTGTTACGACAATGCTGGTCCAGCCCAATGATTCGAATATTTTGGGATTTTTGCACGGCGGCCAGCTTTTACATTGGGTGGATGTCACCTGCGCCATGGCGGGACAGCGCCATTCGCGCCGGAGCGTTGTGACGGCGTCGTTTGACCGGGTTCATTTTCTTCATCCCGCAAAGATCGGCCAGCAGATTATTGTACAAGCAAGTGTGAATGCTGTTTGGGCTACGAGTATGGAGGTGGGGGCGAAGGTTGAGGCTGAGGATCCTCATACCGGAAGAAGGGTTCAGACGGCCTCGGCCTACGGCACCTTTGTCGCCCTTGATTCGAAGAACAAACCGGTGAAGATCCCGCCGCTCATCCTAGAGACGGAGACGGACCGGCGGCGCAACAATGAGGCGCAGGAACGCCGGCGGGTTCGTTTGTCGGAACGCGCGGCCCGAAAGAATCGGGTCCATTAGGATGAGACTTTGATAAGGACTGGTGATCCCGGCCGGGTTTGTCCCGGCCCCAGTGGAGAATCCGGCCCGTGTGAGTGGAGGAAAGAAACTTGAAGTTTCCCGTATCGTTTTACCAAGATCTGAAAGTTCTGGAAGAGCAAGTCCCCTTCCATAAGCAGGTGGGTGTTCATGTCGAAGTGGCGCTGGCCGACACCGCATTCAATCAGGAAATCTCGGTTCGACAACTTGAAAAGTTGGCGGTTATCCTTCGGGAAAACGAGCTGAAGGTTACGGCGCACCTCCCTTTTCATGATCTTCGTCTCGCGAGTCGCGACCGGCATATCGTGGAGTATTCCATGGATGTCCTCACTGAAGCACTCGAGATCGGAAAGATCCTCGGCGCCCGCATGGCGGTCCTTCACACCGGCTACACCCCCCAGGTGCCGACCGGTGACATGGAGAAGTGGATGGAGGAAGCCGCCGGCAATTTAAGGGATCTTGCTGAAAGGGCCGCCGAGGAGGATATGCTGATCGCCCTCAGAAATCTCTGGGAGCCCGACGCCGATCTTTTCAAAGGCCTTTTTGAGCGCGTGGGCAATGAAAGCCTTGGGATGTGCCCCGACTTGGGACATGCGGCCTGTTACTCATCCCTCGCTCCGGAGGAGTGGATCACCGTCTTCAACGACCGCCTCTTTAATATTCATTTCCACGACAATGATGGCATGGAAGATCAGCACAATTCCTGCGGAGAGGGCGTCGTCGGCTATGACACGATCTTGGAGGCGATGCAGGGGCTTAAGGAGCCGCTGAATATTACCCTCGAAATGGCGCCCGAGGGGATTTTACCCTCATTGGATCATCTTAGAGAAATGGGATTTGACTTGGATATTTAGCGGATAAACAAATCAGAAGAATAGACTCAGCGCGGCGCCGGGTGGCGCCGCGCTTCAGTTTACATTATCTGTTTTTGGGTATTTCTACCCTACACCGACCGGAATGGGTCGTTGAGAACTTCCGGATATGACCCGATCCGGGCCTTCACTCCATTGCAGTCAATCCGGAGGAGACGTCTGAAGCTCTTCCAAGGTGGATTTGCTGTTGGGAGCCATCTTCTTTCCACCCAAACCATTACCTTTTGAAGGGTGCAAAGGCAGTATGATTCGGGGGACCTCGTTGGAGCTGACCTCCCGGGCTCTCAAACCGACCTTCAGCGCCTCAAAAGCCACCCAGGGATCGACACTGTCACCGCAAGTGAAGACATCCACCGCGGCATGGCCGTATTCAGGCCATGTGTGAATC is a window from the Candidatus Eisenbacteria bacterium genome containing:
- a CDS encoding WYL domain-containing protein — encoded protein: MFENPTSGDLFSEELGNPTLEETRFAIVDVETTGLDSHDRVLEVACLITKGPLEREEFCRLVNPQTPIPQEVVTIHGIKEEAVREAPFFSSIAPELTTLLKGAVLVAHNAPFDISFLTREWKLLGGRMPTMKVVDTLTLARNLIDLDRYSLDYLADALSLPNRPAHRALADVKTTHNLLWYLIERAPERPKRLNDLLRLLDPPDISWERAEEEGAIRPALEPLKEALSAGRPIRIAYLARNGETIVIVTPLKLERTGRRIFLRVRLSGDRAVRSFRLDRITSIFPSGHNDASDS
- a CDS encoding CoA-binding protein, whose protein sequence is MSQIIAIIGASPDRKRYANKAIRAWQKQGWTVIPVNPTYEEIEGLKTYPTLADIPGPVNVASLYVSPRVGITILDAIAAKGIKDVYVNPGAESDDLVKKAVSLGLQPIVACSILAIGEHPDAF
- a CDS encoding electron transfer flavoprotein subunit beta/FixA family protein gives rise to the protein MKIVVCIKQVPSSEARVQINADGTSIESGELELVVNPYDENAVEEALQIKEAKGGETIALTVGSDKAEAALRACLNQGIDKAMIVKDPSLQGGDFLGTAKILAAALKQINPDLILLGKLSIDEENSAVGPALAELLGLPHVTVASKLEWIDDTSLKVSREVEGITEILALSLPAVITANKGLNEPRYASLRGIMAAKKKPIEAIDPTGLGLDPNVVGAAGRKISILKMEPPPPRAEGKVLQGEPQETVPELVRLLREEAKVL
- a CDS encoding electron transfer flavoprotein subunit alpha/FixB family protein — its product is MGHILVFIERRNNTFKKGSLEVLVRARQLADEKGREVHAVCVGSGCSAAAKDLGAWGAKTVHALDDGAFDRYTPQAFVKLLSRVMDETGADLTLLCSTAMGRDLAPRVAALKDLPLLTEALEIDWPEGKKIQIRKSMYGGKVFATWVTQAGPPFMATVRPGAYPFSAEPFAGAAAEVSPLSAAGEMEGAGAIGIDELKPEGGMVDLQEADIIVSGGRGLKAPENFKLTYELAEAIGGAVGASRAVVDAGWIEHRHQVGQTGVAVSPGLYIAVGISGAIQHLAGMRTSKCIVAVNKDPEAPIFKMADYGIVGDLFAVVPILTEEIRKVRSA
- a CDS encoding acyl-CoA thioesterase codes for the protein MARNQPGARAQKKNTARGRLAGNPVSTSCIVTTMLVQPNDSNILGFLHGGQLLHWVDVTCAMAGQRHSRRSVVTASFDRVHFLHPAKIGQQIIVQASVNAVWATSMEVGAKVEAEDPHTGRRVQTASAYGTFVALDSKNKPVKIPPLILETETDRRRNNEAQERRRVRLSERAARKNRVH
- a CDS encoding sugar phosphate isomerase/epimerase; this translates as MKFPVSFYQDLKVLEEQVPFHKQVGVHVEVALADTAFNQEISVRQLEKLAVILRENELKVTAHLPFHDLRLASRDRHIVEYSMDVLTEALEIGKILGARMAVLHTGYTPQVPTGDMEKWMEEAAGNLRDLAERAAEEDMLIALRNLWEPDADLFKGLFERVGNESLGMCPDLGHAACYSSLAPEEWITVFNDRLFNIHFHDNDGMEDQHNSCGEGVVGYDTILEAMQGLKEPLNITLEMAPEGILPSLDHLREMGFDLDI
- the speD gene encoding adenosylmethionine decarboxylase, giving the protein MEGLCKLRALGRHILAEFFHCDVDRLSDPVTIQNIMMDAANACGATIVQAVFHSYNPQGVSGVVVIAESHLAIHTWPEYGHAAVDVFTCGDSVDPWVAFEALKVGLRAREVSSNEVPRIILPLHPSKGNGLGGKKMAPNSKSTLEELQTSPPD